A section of the Pseudomonas fluorescens genome encodes:
- a CDS encoding acyl-CoA dehydrogenase family protein: MDFKLTEEQQMLQDTATRLVRDAYSFEAREQYARSEEGFSRAFWQQLGELGLTAVPFPEALGGFGGGGVDTMLLMTEFGRGLCLEPYVESVIYAGGLLMQLASPAQQQELLAPVASGQLLLATAFEEQHSHYHLNDVQTRAEHSAEGWTLTGRKAVVMGGHQAGLILVSARISGESRDEHGIGLFLIDPQAAGVERRTYPTVDGRKACDLYLDKVKVSADHVVGEPGQALAAMRYQQGRAIAAQCADALGSMQEACRLTLEYLKTRQQFGVAIGQFQVLQHRMVDMRTDLEQATSMAILAACCCDEGDSLERTRTLAAAKFIVTRAARSIAEQAIQLHGGIGMTWEYTLAHHAKRLVMLSHQFGDDDHHLKAYAALLDAA, translated from the coding sequence ATGGACTTCAAACTGACCGAAGAGCAGCAGATGCTGCAAGATACCGCCACCCGCCTGGTGCGCGACGCCTACAGCTTCGAGGCACGTGAGCAGTACGCCCGGAGCGAGGAGGGCTTCAGCCGTGCGTTCTGGCAGCAGCTCGGTGAACTGGGGCTGACGGCGGTGCCATTCCCCGAGGCCCTGGGCGGTTTTGGTGGGGGTGGCGTCGATACGATGCTGCTGATGACCGAGTTCGGCCGCGGCTTGTGCCTGGAACCTTACGTGGAGTCGGTGATTTATGCCGGTGGCTTGCTGATGCAGCTCGCCAGCCCGGCCCAGCAGCAAGAGCTGCTGGCGCCAGTGGCCAGCGGGCAATTGCTGCTTGCCACAGCCTTTGAGGAGCAACACAGCCACTACCATTTGAACGATGTGCAGACCCGTGCCGAACACAGCGCCGAGGGCTGGACACTGACCGGGCGCAAAGCGGTGGTGATGGGGGGGCATCAGGCCGGCTTGATTCTGGTCAGCGCGCGGATCAGCGGTGAGAGTCGCGATGAGCACGGCATCGGCCTGTTCCTGATCGATCCGCAGGCCGCTGGCGTCGAGCGTCGTACCTACCCTACGGTTGATGGTCGCAAAGCCTGCGACCTTTACCTGGACAAGGTAAAGGTCTCTGCCGATCACGTCGTGGGTGAGCCGGGCCAGGCATTGGCAGCCATGCGTTATCAGCAAGGGCGGGCCATTGCCGCACAGTGCGCGGATGCCCTGGGCAGCATGCAGGAAGCGTGTCGCCTGACCCTGGAATACCTGAAGACCCGGCAACAGTTCGGGGTGGCGATTGGTCAGTTCCAGGTGCTGCAGCACCGCATGGTGGACATGCGCACCGACCTGGAACAGGCCACCAGCATGGCCATCCTGGCCGCGTGCTGCTGCGATGAAGGCGATAGCCTGGAACGCACCAGGACCTTGGCCGCGGCCAAGTTCATCGTCACCCGCGCCGCGCGCAGCATCGCCGAGCAGGCGATCCAGCTGCACGGCGGTATCGGCATGACCTGGGAATACACCCTGGCGCATCACGCCAAGCGCCTGGTGATGCTCAGCCATCAGTTCGGAGATGACGACCATCACCTCAAGGCCTATGCCGCCTTGCTCGATGCCGCATGA
- a CDS encoding electron transfer flavoprotein subunit alpha/FixB family protein, whose protein sequence is MTILVIAEHDNKVLAPATLNTVAAAAKIGGEIHVLVAGQGAGAVAEAAAKIAGVSKVLLADNAAYAHQLPENVAPLVAELGAAYSHILAAATSNGKNILPRVAAQLDVDQISEIVSVESADTFKRPIYAGNAIATVQSTAGVKVITVRATGFDPVAAEGGSAVVEAVAAAHDAGTSSFVGEELAKSDRPELTAAKIVVSGGRGMQNGDNFKHLYALADKLGAAVGASRAAVDAGFVPNDMQVGQTGKIVAPQLYIAVGISGAIQHLAGMKDSKVIVAINKDEEAPIFQVADYGLVADLFEAVPELSASL, encoded by the coding sequence ATGACTATCTTGGTAATCGCTGAACACGACAACAAGGTGCTGGCCCCGGCCACCCTGAACACCGTGGCCGCTGCCGCCAAAATCGGTGGTGAGATTCACGTGCTGGTAGCCGGCCAGGGCGCTGGCGCCGTGGCTGAAGCCGCTGCGAAAATCGCGGGCGTGAGCAAGGTACTGCTGGCCGACAACGCCGCTTACGCTCACCAGTTGCCGGAAAACGTCGCTCCTTTGGTTGCAGAACTGGGCGCCGCCTACAGCCACATCCTGGCGGCCGCGACCTCCAACGGCAAAAACATCCTGCCGCGCGTTGCTGCGCAGTTGGACGTTGACCAGATCTCCGAGATCGTTTCGGTCGAAAGCGCCGACACCTTCAAGCGCCCGATCTACGCCGGTAACGCCATTGCCACTGTGCAATCGACGGCTGGCGTCAAAGTCATCACCGTGCGTGCCACCGGCTTCGACCCGGTAGCAGCCGAAGGTGGTTCGGCTGTCGTTGAAGCAGTTGCTGCTGCTCACGATGCTGGCACCTCCAGCTTTGTGGGCGAAGAGCTGGCCAAGTCGGACCGTCCTGAACTGACCGCTGCCAAGATCGTCGTTTCCGGCGGTCGTGGCATGCAGAACGGTGACAACTTCAAGCACCTGTATGCCCTGGCCGACAAGCTGGGTGCTGCGGTGGGCGCGTCGCGCGCGGCGGTCGACGCAGGTTTCGTCCCCAACGACATGCAGGTCGGCCAGACCGGCAAGATCGTGGCGCCACAGCTGTACATCGCGGTCGGTATCTCCGGCGCGATCCAGCACTTGGCGGGTATGAAAGACTCCAAGGTGATCGTTGCGATCAACAAGGACGAAGAAGCGCCGATCTTCCAGGTGGCTGATTACGGCCTGGTTGCGGACTTGTTCGAGGCTGTGCCGGAGTTGAGCGCCAGCCTGTAA
- the purC gene encoding phosphoribosylaminoimidazolesuccinocarboxamide synthase: MEKREELYRGKAKSVYKTDDANRLILLFRNDTSAFDGKRIEQLDRKGMVNNKFNAFIMQKLEAAGIPTQFDKLLGDNECLVKKLDMIPVECVVRNYAAGSLVKRLGVEEGLKLNPYTFELFLKDDAKGDPFINESHVVAFGWGTAEQLARMKELSLKVNDVLSKLFDDAGLLLVDFKLEFGVFHDGSIVLGDEFSPDGCRLWDKDTRKKMDKDRFRQGLGDVIEAYEEVANRLGVPL; this comes from the coding sequence ATGGAAAAACGTGAAGAACTCTACCGCGGCAAAGCCAAGTCGGTTTACAAGACCGACGACGCCAACCGCTTGATCCTGCTGTTTCGCAACGACACCTCGGCGTTCGACGGCAAGCGCATCGAACAGCTCGACCGCAAGGGCATGGTGAACAACAAGTTCAACGCCTTCATCATGCAGAAACTCGAAGCGGCCGGTATCCCGACCCAATTCGACAAGCTGCTGGGCGACAACGAATGCCTGGTAAAAAAACTCGACATGATTCCGGTGGAGTGCGTGGTGCGTAACTACGCCGCCGGCAGCCTGGTCAAGCGCCTGGGCGTGGAAGAGGGCCTCAAGCTCAACCCTTACACGTTCGAATTGTTTCTCAAGGACGACGCCAAGGGCGACCCGTTCATCAACGAATCTCACGTCGTGGCATTCGGTTGGGGCACTGCTGAGCAACTGGCGCGCATGAAGGAACTGTCGCTCAAGGTCAACGACGTCCTGAGTAAACTGTTCGACGACGCCGGCCTGCTGCTGGTGGACTTCAAACTGGAATTCGGTGTGTTCCACGACGGCTCCATCGTCCTGGGCGACGAGTTCAGCCCGGATGGTTGCCGGCTGTGGGACAAGGACACGCGCAAGAAGATGGACAAAGACCGCTTCCGCCAGGGCCTCGGTGACGTTATCGAAGCCTACGAAGAGGTCGCCAACCGCCTCGGCGTACCGCTGTAA
- a CDS encoding 3-hydroxyacyl-CoA dehydrogenase NAD-binding domain-containing protein, whose translation MNSSVSYERQGEIALITLNNPPVNALGQAQREGLLQALRQAQVDTQAKVLVLLCAGRTFIAGADIKEFGKPPLAPSLPEVVNAYEHSDKPCVAVIHGTALGGGLEMALGCHYRIARRDARVGLPEVKLGLLPGAGGTQRLPRLAGVAKALEMIVSGQPISATQAREQHIVDELFDGDPRTAAIAFAQRMLDNGLAVRRTGEQTAALKGVDNAALIAAKRAEVAKRLPGFFSPPRCVTAVEAATLLPLAEGLQRERALFQECLASEQRAALVHGFFAERQCALIDDLPRDTPVRTVERVGVIGGGTMGVGIALSFVSAGIAVLLLEVDEPALQRALQRARQTCEASVARGSLSPVVMEQRLALLHGGVDYSELASADLVIEAVFESLEVKRQVFERLDHVCKPGAILASNTSSLDLDVIAGFTSRAQDVVGLHFFSPANVMRLLEVVRGRHTAFDVLATVMQLSKKLNKIAVVVGVCDGFVGNRMIFQYGREAEFLLEEGATPEQVDAALRTFGMAMGPNAMRDLSGLDIGWSIRQRQRTTLPANYPLPGVLDKLYAAGMLGQKTGKGFYCYAAGSRRPEPNPELLPLLEAVSRDKGIERRALSDEYIVERCLFALINEGAKILQEGIARRSSDIDVIYLNGYGFAAWRGGPMFYADSLGLDKVLARIREFHQRFGAWWEPAPLLEKLAAEGRRFADWKLDA comes from the coding sequence ATGAATTCCAGCGTGAGCTACGAGCGCCAAGGCGAGATTGCACTGATCACCCTGAACAACCCGCCGGTCAACGCCCTCGGCCAGGCCCAGCGTGAAGGCCTGCTGCAAGCCTTGCGCCAGGCACAGGTCGACACGCAGGCCAAGGTGCTGGTGTTGCTGTGCGCGGGTCGCACCTTTATTGCCGGGGCTGATATCAAGGAGTTCGGCAAGCCGCCTCTGGCGCCGAGCCTGCCGGAAGTGGTCAACGCTTATGAACACAGCGACAAACCCTGTGTGGCGGTGATTCACGGCACGGCCCTGGGCGGTGGCCTGGAAATGGCCCTGGGTTGCCATTATCGGATCGCCCGCCGCGATGCCAGGGTCGGCCTGCCGGAGGTCAAACTCGGGCTGCTGCCGGGAGCCGGTGGTACTCAACGCTTGCCCCGCCTGGCAGGCGTGGCCAAGGCCCTGGAGATGATTGTCTCAGGCCAGCCCATCAGCGCCACTCAAGCCCGGGAACAGCACATTGTCGATGAACTGTTCGATGGCGATCCCCGCACCGCCGCCATCGCCTTTGCCCAGCGGATGCTGGACAACGGCCTGGCTGTGCGGCGCACCGGTGAGCAAACTGCCGCCCTCAAGGGCGTGGACAATGCAGCGTTGATTGCCGCCAAGCGCGCCGAGGTCGCCAAGCGTTTGCCAGGGTTCTTTTCCCCACCGCGCTGCGTCACGGCGGTCGAGGCGGCAACCCTGCTGCCACTGGCCGAAGGCTTGCAGCGCGAGCGCGCGCTGTTCCAGGAATGCCTGGCGTCTGAGCAACGCGCGGCGCTGGTGCATGGTTTTTTTGCCGAGCGCCAGTGCGCCCTGATCGACGACCTGCCCAGGGACACGCCCGTACGCACCGTTGAGCGCGTCGGGGTGATCGGTGGCGGCACCATGGGCGTGGGCATTGCCTTGAGTTTTGTCAGCGCCGGCATTGCTGTGCTGCTGCTGGAAGTCGACGAGCCAGCCTTGCAGCGGGCACTGCAACGTGCCCGCCAGACCTGCGAAGCCAGCGTGGCTCGTGGCAGCTTGAGCCCAGTGGTGATGGAGCAACGCCTGGCGCTGCTGCACGGCGGGGTGGACTACAGCGAACTGGCCAGCGCCGACCTGGTCATCGAGGCAGTGTTTGAAAGCCTGGAGGTCAAGCGCCAGGTGTTTGAGCGCCTGGACCACGTCTGCAAACCCGGCGCGATCCTCGCCAGCAATACGTCGTCGCTGGACCTGGACGTCATCGCCGGCTTCACTTCACGGGCCCAGGATGTGGTGGGCCTGCACTTTTTCAGCCCGGCCAATGTCATGCGCCTGCTTGAAGTCGTGCGCGGGCGGCACACCGCTTTCGACGTGTTGGCCACCGTCATGCAACTGAGCAAAAAGCTGAACAAGATTGCCGTGGTGGTGGGCGTCTGTGACGGTTTCGTCGGTAACCGGATGATCTTCCAATATGGCCGCGAGGCCGAGTTCCTGCTGGAGGAAGGGGCCACCCCGGAGCAAGTGGACGCGGCCTTGCGTACCTTCGGTATGGCCATGGGGCCCAATGCCATGCGCGACCTGTCGGGGCTGGATATCGGCTGGAGCATCCGCCAGCGTCAGCGCACCACGCTGCCAGCGAACTACCCGCTGCCGGGCGTGCTCGACAAGCTGTACGCCGCCGGCATGCTCGGCCAGAAGACCGGCAAGGGCTTCTATTGCTATGCCGCCGGTTCCCGCCGTCCCGAGCCGAACCCTGAACTGCTGCCGTTGCTCGAAGCCGTCTCCCGCGACAAAGGTATCGAGCGCCGCGCCCTGAGCGATGAATACATCGTCGAGCGCTGCCTGTTCGCCTTGATCAACGAGGGCGCAAAAATCCTTCAGGAAGGCATTGCCCGGCGTAGCAGTGACATCGATGTGATCTACCTCAACGGCTACGGTTTTGCCGCCTGGCGAGGCGGCCCGATGTTTTATGCCGACAGCCTGGGCCTGGACAAGGTGCTGGCCCGTATTCGCGAGTTCCACCAACGCTTCGGCGCCTGGTGGGAACCCGCGCCGCTGCTGGAAAAACTGGCGGCAGAAGGGCGGCGCTTCGCTGACTGGAAACTGGATGCATAA
- a CDS encoding electron transfer flavoprotein subunit beta/FixA family protein, protein MKVLVAVKRVVDYNVKVRVKADNCGVDLANVKMSMNPFCEIAVEEAVRLKELSIKEGRVATEIVVVSVGPSTAQEQLRTALALGADRAILVESAEDLTSLAVAKLLKAVVDKEQPQLVILGKQAIDSDNNQTGQMLAALTGYGQGTFASKVEVSGDSVAVTREIDGGAQTVSLKLPAIVTTDLRLNEPRYASLPNIMKAKKKPLESVTPEALGVSTASTNKTVKVEAPAARSAGIKVKSVAELVEKLKNEAKVI, encoded by the coding sequence ATGAAAGTCCTCGTCGCAGTCAAACGAGTGGTCGACTACAACGTGAAAGTTCGCGTCAAGGCGGACAATTGCGGCGTCGATCTGGCTAACGTCAAAATGTCGATGAACCCCTTCTGCGAAATCGCCGTGGAAGAAGCCGTACGCCTGAAAGAGCTCTCTATAAAAGAAGGGCGTGTCGCGACTGAAATCGTCGTGGTTTCCGTAGGACCATCCACGGCTCAAGAGCAGCTGCGCACCGCCCTGGCCCTAGGCGCCGACCGTGCCATCCTGGTCGAATCCGCTGAAGACCTGACCTCCCTGGCCGTTGCCAAGCTGCTCAAAGCCGTTGTCGACAAGGAGCAGCCGCAGCTGGTGATCCTCGGCAAACAGGCCATCGACAGCGACAACAACCAGACTGGCCAGATGCTGGCTGCCCTGACCGGTTACGGCCAGGGCACTTTCGCCTCGAAAGTCGAAGTCAGTGGCGACAGCGTTGCCGTGACCCGTGAAATCGATGGCGGCGCGCAGACTGTTTCCTTGAAACTGCCGGCCATTGTCACCACTGACCTGCGTTTGAACGAGCCGCGTTATGCGTCCCTGCCAAACATCATGAAAGCCAAGAAGAAGCCGCTTGAGTCGGTGACTCCAGAGGCTTTGGGCGTTTCCACCGCCTCCACCAACAAGACCGTCAAAGTTGAAGCACCGGCTGCACGCAGCGCGGGCATCAAGGTCAAGTCGGTGGCCGAACTGGTCGAGAAACTGAAAAACGAAGCGAAGGTAATCTAA
- a CDS encoding MBL fold metallo-hydrolase, whose translation MRFAVLGSGSQGNGTLVAHDDTYVLVDCGFSLRETERRLLRLGVHPAQLSAILVTHEHADHVHGVGLLSRRYNLPVYLSRGTLRGMRKPVEPAGFLADGEQLQIGALSIDVIAVAHDAHEPTQYVFSDGERRFGLLTDLGSYCAKVLEGYRDLDALMIESNHCRDLLARGHYPYFLKQRVGGELGHLNNHQAAYLVYELGWQDLQHLVLAHLSSKNNLPQLARQCFVDTLGCDPDWLQLADQDSGLDWRHIA comes from the coding sequence ATGCGTTTTGCTGTTCTCGGCAGCGGTAGCCAAGGGAACGGCACGCTTGTAGCCCATGACGACACGTACGTCCTGGTAGATTGTGGTTTCTCCTTGCGGGAAACCGAGCGCCGCCTGCTGCGCCTGGGGGTTCATCCAGCGCAGTTGAGCGCGATCCTAGTGACCCACGAGCATGCCGACCACGTGCATGGCGTGGGTTTGCTGTCTCGGCGCTACAATCTTCCGGTGTATTTGAGTCGCGGCACCTTGCGCGGGATGCGCAAACCCGTTGAGCCGGCAGGTTTCCTGGCCGATGGCGAGCAACTGCAGATCGGCGCCTTGAGCATCGATGTGATTGCCGTTGCCCACGATGCCCATGAGCCTACGCAATATGTATTCAGTGACGGCGAGCGCCGCTTCGGCCTGCTTACCGACCTGGGTTCCTACTGTGCCAAGGTGCTGGAAGGCTATCGGGACCTCGATGCGCTGATGATCGAGTCCAACCATTGCCGTGACCTGTTGGCGCGTGGTCATTACCCGTACTTTCTCAAACAGCGGGTCGGCGGTGAACTGGGACATTTGAACAACCACCAGGCGGCATACCTGGTGTACGAGTTGGGCTGGCAAGACCTGCAACACCTGGTCCTGGCCCACCTGAGCAGCAAGAACAACCTGCCGCAGCTTGCCCGGCAATGTTTTGTCGACACCCTTGGGTGCGACCCGGACTGGCTGCAACTGGCCGATCAAGATTCAGGGCTCGACTGGCGACATATCGCCTAG
- a CDS encoding OprD family porin produces MECHSRVIATCLLVSIGQIGLCASAQADFFVDSKASVELRNFYINRDYSQASTTQSKQEEWAQGFLLRYASGFTAGPVGFGLDAIGLVGLKLDSSLDRAGSGLLPRRRDGHAVDESGSLGLTAKVRASKSLLRIGTLHPRLPVVQFNDTRLLPQTFEGVHLNAQEFANVTLDAGQIRQVTQRDSTNREDLAPSVANAKGIRVSKGATSDEFNFAGVGYKWSNQLSGSYFYGELDRFYRQHNFSLLHVLPLGEGQSLKSDLRYARSYNEGQSNIDNTAVSAMFTYSVGGHAFGLAYQKMSGDTGYAYIHGADAFLPNFISNNDFANRDEKSWQARYDFNFAAVGIPGLSFMTRYVYGSEIELGAGKPTGSEWERDTDIAYVFQEGALKNLGVKWRNSSLRMNHFGSDLDDNRLIVSYTLPLL; encoded by the coding sequence ATGGAGTGCCATTCCCGCGTCATTGCTACGTGTCTGCTGGTTTCCATTGGGCAGATAGGCCTGTGCGCCTCGGCGCAGGCGGACTTTTTCGTAGACAGCAAGGCCAGCGTCGAACTGCGCAACTTTTACATCAATCGCGACTACAGCCAGGCCAGCACCACCCAGTCCAAGCAGGAAGAATGGGCCCAGGGCTTTTTGCTGCGCTACGCATCTGGCTTTACTGCCGGCCCTGTGGGGTTTGGGCTGGATGCCATCGGCTTGGTTGGCTTGAAGCTCGACTCCAGCCTGGACCGTGCCGGTTCCGGTTTGTTGCCTCGCCGGCGAGATGGCCATGCGGTCGATGAAAGTGGCTCTCTTGGCCTGACTGCCAAGGTGCGGGCGTCCAAGAGCCTGCTTCGGATCGGGACCTTGCATCCGCGCCTGCCGGTGGTGCAGTTCAACGACACCCGCTTGCTGCCGCAGACGTTCGAGGGCGTGCATTTGAACGCCCAGGAGTTCGCCAACGTGACCCTTGATGCCGGGCAGATCCGCCAAGTGACCCAGCGCGACTCCACGAACCGTGAAGACCTGGCGCCCTCAGTGGCCAATGCCAAGGGCATTCGGGTCAGCAAGGGCGCCACCAGCGATGAGTTCAACTTTGCCGGTGTCGGTTACAAGTGGAGTAACCAGTTAAGTGGCAGCTACTTCTACGGCGAACTCGACCGGTTTTACCGCCAGCACAATTTCAGCCTGTTGCATGTGCTGCCGCTTGGGGAAGGGCAGTCGCTCAAGAGTGACCTGCGTTATGCCAGGTCCTACAACGAAGGCCAGAGCAATATCGATAACACTGCAGTGTCGGCGATGTTCACGTACAGCGTGGGCGGTCACGCCTTTGGCCTGGCCTACCAGAAGATGAGTGGCGACACTGGCTACGCCTATATCCATGGCGCCGATGCCTTCCTGCCCAACTTTATCTCCAACAATGACTTTGCCAACCGGGATGAAAAGTCCTGGCAGGCGCGTTACGACTTCAACTTCGCCGCTGTCGGTATTCCGGGCCTGAGCTTCATGACCCGCTATGTCTACGGCAGTGAGATCGAGTTGGGAGCCGGCAAGCCGACGGGCTCGGAATGGGAGCGCGATACGGACATTGCCTACGTGTTCCAGGAAGGGGCGTTGAAAAACCTGGGGGTGAAATGGCGTAACTCTTCTTTGCGCATGAACCACTTTGGCAGTGATCTGGACGATAACCGCCTGATCGTCAGTTACACCCTGCCACTGCTGTAG
- a CDS encoding acyl-CoA dehydrogenase family protein, with protein sequence MDIHFTAEELAFRDEVRAFLKHKLPQDLADKVRLGKPLSKDDHLRWQAIQNAQGWYATHWPVAFGGTGWGAVQKHIYEEECALVGAPRSIPFGVNMVAPVLIKFGTPQQQDYYLPRILNGAHWWCQGYSEPGAGSDLASLKTRAVREGDSYIVNGQKTWTTLGQHANMIFCLVRTDPQAQKQRGISFLLIDMASPGISVRPIITLDGEHEVNEVFFDNVKVPVENLVGEENQGWTCAKYLLTYERTGLAGIGASKAALAHLKRIARKQMSEGRPIFDDPLFRAQVAELEMQLMATEMSTLRTLAAAKDGGVPGAESSILKVKGTEVRQAISHLLRKVIGPYALPYLEEELGLDHPGDPLLADYSVALASQYFNLRKLSIFGGSNEIQKNIVAKMILEL encoded by the coding sequence ATGGATATTCATTTTACCGCTGAAGAACTGGCGTTTCGTGATGAAGTCAGGGCCTTCTTGAAGCACAAACTGCCCCAGGACCTGGCCGACAAGGTACGCCTGGGCAAGCCCTTGTCCAAGGATGACCACCTGCGTTGGCAGGCCATCCAGAATGCTCAGGGTTGGTACGCCACCCATTGGCCGGTGGCCTTTGGCGGTACTGGCTGGGGCGCCGTGCAAAAGCATATCTATGAAGAGGAATGCGCGCTGGTGGGCGCTCCGCGCAGTATTCCGTTTGGGGTCAACATGGTGGCACCGGTGCTGATCAAGTTCGGCACGCCACAGCAACAAGACTACTACTTGCCACGCATCCTCAACGGTGCGCACTGGTGGTGCCAGGGCTACTCCGAGCCCGGTGCCGGCTCTGACCTGGCCTCGTTGAAAACCCGTGCGGTGCGCGAGGGCGACTCTTACATCGTCAATGGCCAGAAGACCTGGACCACCCTGGGCCAGCACGCCAACATGATTTTCTGCCTGGTGCGCACTGACCCGCAGGCGCAGAAGCAACGGGGTATTTCCTTCCTGTTGATCGATATGGCCAGCCCGGGTATCAGCGTGCGGCCGATCATCACCCTGGACGGCGAACACGAGGTCAACGAGGTGTTCTTCGACAACGTCAAGGTGCCGGTCGAGAACCTGGTAGGCGAAGAAAACCAAGGCTGGACGTGCGCCAAATACCTGCTCACCTACGAGCGTACCGGCCTTGCGGGAATCGGCGCATCGAAGGCGGCGCTGGCCCATCTCAAGCGCATTGCCCGCAAACAGATGAGCGAAGGCCGACCGATCTTCGACGACCCACTGTTCAGGGCCCAGGTCGCGGAGTTGGAAATGCAATTGATGGCCACCGAAATGAGCACCCTGCGCACCCTGGCTGCGGCCAAGGACGGCGGGGTGCCCGGTGCGGAAAGTTCGATCCTCAAGGTCAAGGGCACCGAAGTCCGTCAGGCCATCAGCCACTTGCTGCGCAAAGTGATCGGGCCTTACGCGCTGCCCTATCTGGAAGAAGAACTGGGCCTGGATCATCCGGGCGATCCCCTGCTCGCCGACTACAGCGTGGCGTTGGCCAGCCAGTATTTCAACCTGCGCAAGCTGTCGATTTTCGGCGGCTCCAACGAAATTCAGAAAAACATCGTCGCCAAGATGATTCTCGAACTGTAA
- a CDS encoding spinster family MFS transporter — protein MKNALYPSRVRAWFTVSILMLAYVLSFVDRQILNLLVGPIRHDMDISDTQMSLLMGLSFAIFYTLCGIPLGRIADSKSRRNLLMCGILVWSGMTAACGMVKGYWQFLFCRIGVAAGEASLAPCAYSMISDSFTPERRGTAFSVYSTAIYLGSGVALLLGGVAVHFATSQGDMTLPLIGTVRPWQMVFLILGAVGVVFSLCLLLLREPVRHGVGAGLELPFSEFVDYLRKNRRTMLCHNLGFACLTFTAYGSSAWIPTFFVRSFDMSVPEVGVIYGSMLAICGSLGLLVGGRLCDWLIKRGHRDAPLRIAILAAVLTLPSNLGYLVDDKNLALVMMALHVFTVSMPFGVGPLAVQEVVPSPMRGQASALYQFAVTLIGLGIGPTAVALGTDYVFGSDSALRYSLAVVTGVSLVLAVVILMSGLRSYRESLERLKSWAPKDPTVAIPGRQVPAADA, from the coding sequence ATGAAGAACGCACTTTACCCATCACGTGTACGCGCCTGGTTTACCGTCAGCATACTGATGCTGGCCTATGTCCTGTCCTTCGTTGACCGGCAGATTCTCAACCTTCTGGTGGGGCCGATCCGTCACGACATGGATATCAGCGACACGCAGATGAGCCTGTTGATGGGGCTGTCGTTCGCGATTTTCTACACGCTCTGTGGCATCCCGCTGGGGCGCATTGCCGACAGCAAGAGCCGACGTAACCTGTTGATGTGCGGGATCCTGGTGTGGAGCGGTATGACGGCTGCCTGCGGCATGGTCAAAGGCTACTGGCAGTTTCTTTTTTGCCGGATCGGCGTGGCGGCTGGCGAGGCCTCGCTGGCGCCTTGTGCGTATTCGATGATCTCCGACAGCTTCACCCCCGAGCGTCGCGGTACGGCCTTCAGCGTGTATTCGACGGCGATTTACCTGGGCTCGGGCGTTGCCCTGTTGCTGGGCGGAGTCGCAGTGCACTTTGCTACCAGTCAGGGCGATATGACATTGCCGCTGATTGGCACGGTGCGCCCGTGGCAAATGGTGTTCCTGATTCTCGGCGCTGTTGGCGTGGTCTTTTCCCTGTGCTTGCTGTTGTTGCGCGAGCCGGTGCGTCATGGCGTGGGGGCGGGGTTGGAACTGCCGTTTTCGGAGTTCGTCGATTACCTGCGTAAAAACCGGCGCACCATGCTTTGCCATAACCTGGGCTTTGCTTGCCTGACGTTTACGGCCTACGGCAGCAGTGCCTGGATCCCGACATTTTTTGTGCGTTCGTTCGACATGAGCGTACCTGAGGTCGGGGTGATCTACGGCAGCATGCTGGCGATCTGTGGCTCCCTTGGCTTGCTGGTGGGCGGCCGGTTGTGCGACTGGCTGATCAAGCGTGGTCACCGTGACGCGCCCTTGCGTATCGCAATCCTGGCCGCCGTGCTGACCCTGCCGTCGAACCTGGGCTATCTGGTCGATGATAAGAACCTTGCTCTGGTGATGATGGCTTTGCACGTCTTCACTGTGAGCATGCCATTCGGCGTCGGTCCCTTGGCCGTGCAAGAAGTCGTGCCCAGCCCGATGCGTGGCCAGGCATCGGCTCTTTATCAGTTTGCAGTGACGTTGATCGGCCTGGGGATCGGCCCGACCGCCGTGGCCTTGGGCACCGATTATGTCTTTGGCAGTGACTCGGCGCTGCGCTATTCGCTGGCGGTGGTGACGGGGGTTTCGCTGGTGCTGGCCGTGGTGATTCTGATGAGCGGCCTGCGTTCGTATCGCGAAAGCCTGGAGCGTCTCAAAAGCTGGGCGCCCAAGGATCCTACGGTGGCGATACCTGGCCGGCAGGTGCCTGCGGCTGACGCTTGA